The segment TTTTTGGAGCAGGAAACCTGATTTTCCCAGCTCAGCTGGGCCAGTACGCCGGTTCGGAAGTATGGATCGCCGTCGCAGGATTTTTAACCACTGGCGTTGGTTTGCCGCTGCTTGGTATTTTAGCGATCGGCTATTCGAAAAGCAGTGACCTTCAAGATCTTTCCAGCCGTGTTCATCCGATTTTTGGATTGATTTTCACTTCATTGCTGTATTTGACAATCGGGCCATTCTTCGCATTGCCAAGAACTGGCGCAGTTTCTTATGAAGTCGGGATTGCACCTTTCATTGGCCAAGAATACATGACAATCGGTCTTCTTATTTTTTCAGCTGTATTTTTCGGACTTTCGCTTTGGCTTTCCTTGAACCCGTCAAAAATGGTTGATAGCATCGGAAAATTTTTATCACCAGCTATTTTAGTGACATTAGGGGCATTATTGATTGTTGCTATTTTCAATCCGATGGGCTCACCGGAAGCACCACAAGAAGCATATGCAGGAAATGCCTTTTTGAAAGGCTTCACAGAAGGCTACAACACCATGGATGCTTTGGCGTCATTAGTGTTCGGAATCATTGTCATTGCGACAGTCCGTAAGCTTGGAGTCACTTCATCCAAAGGAATTTTAGCGGCTACATTGAAAAGCGGTATCGTAGCAGCTGCATTATTGGCAGTAGTTTATACGGGAATTGCTTACTTGGGAGCGACAAGCACAAGTACGCTTGGCCTATTAGATACAGGTGGTCCAGTACTTAGCGGAGCATCCTCTCATTACTTCGGCACGTTCGGCACATTGCTGCTGGCAGTTATCATCACGCTGGCATGTTTAACAACTGCTATCGGGTTGATTGTAGCCAATGCGGAGTTCTTCCATAAGCTGACGCCTAAAATCAGCTACAAAACATATGTCGTTATTTTCTCAGTATTCTCGTTTGTCGTAGCAAATGCAGGGCTGGCAAATATCATTACTTATTCAATTCCGGTATTGATGTTCCTATACCCACTTGCAATTGTTTTGATCATATTAGCTTTCACATCACCACTATTCAAACATGATCGCCTTGTTTATGTTTCGGCTATCACTGTGACGTTCTTTATCGCTGTTATCGACGGCTTAAAAACATTGACTGGCTCACTAGGTGTAGCAAATCCAAGCTGGTTGCAGGCGATTGTTGACTTTTATGCCGCATCGTTGCCTTTATACGCAGACGGTCTTGGCTGGTTGTTGCCGGCAGTGATTGTAATTGCAGTTACAGGGTTGATTGCCCGCAATAGAAAAGGTGTCAATGTTCAAGCGGCTCAAAACGAAGGCTGAAAACATTAGTACTGGTTGGTCCAAAAAATTGGGCTGGCTTCTATTATAAAAAGCTGTCTCAAAAGCAAATTTGCTTTTGAGACAGCTTTTTTCAATTGGCTATAGGTGAAGGCATTGCTACAGGGACAATTCTTCAACAGTCCGAATCCAATTGGATTTCATGAGTTTTGAGACTTTTTCACTATCTTTTTCTTTAAGAGCATTAATAATATGAATATGTTCTTCAACCGAATGGCGAGTCAGAATAAGCGAGTTATGGAAAAATTGTCTTCTTACATGAGCTTGAAGGCGATCCAAAAGCGTATAAACATAAGGGTTTTGAGCCGCTGTTACGATATGCCGATGGAATTCCTCATCAATTTTCAAAGAAGAATAATGATCTTTCGCTTCAACAGCTTCGGCAAACCGCCGATTTGTATCTTCAAGCAATTCAATTGTCTCTTCTTTTAAATTTGGAATCGCAAGTTCAGCGGCTAAAGCTTGGAGTGCAGCGAGCGGAGGCAAGAGGGTTTTAAGATCTTCTTTTTCCACTTTCGTTACACGTGTTGCCTTACCGGGAAACATCTCCACAAAGCCTTGTACTTCTAGAAGCTGCAAAGCTTCTCTGACAGGGGTTCTGCTGAGGTTAAGGGCTTGGGCGAGTTCGGTGTCGACTAATTTTTCATCAGGCTGCAACGTACCATCAATAATCCATTGTTGTAATTGTTCATAGGCACTTTCTTTGGCGGTAACACGAACCGGTTTCGCATGGTTTACTGGAATCGGCATTGCAGATTCACCCTTTCTATGGTGTCCAAGATAGCATAATTATACACCATTTTGTGGAAAAATGAAATATTCTCAATACAATATATCGCAAACACGGTGCTTTGTTTTATTTTCTTATGGAAGCGAATGACAGGGAAAGAGAGTTCAGAAGAAGGAGGCAAGACGATGTTGGTTTTTGTACCAAGTAAAGATGCAAAAACCATTTTTTCAGAGTTTGACGGAAAGCGGCAAAGAAGATTTAGTTAACTTTGATCAAGAAGTCGAAGGAAAGTTTGGAGATAAAAGGAGTTTTGATGTATATATGATTGTCCACGACTTGGACGGCGGCACAGTTAAAGCAGTGCTTGAAGAACTGAAAATTGATGCGAAGCGCTTTTCTATGCCATTGAAACTTTCCAATGGCCACAGGTATAAATGAAGACGTCTTTGTATTACACTTAGAACAAGACAATCGGGCAATTGCAGATAGGATGAATAATAATGAGACAAGAAATTTCACTGACAGTAACAGACAAAGCCAAAGCGGAGTTTCAACGGGGAATGCCGTTGATTTCGAAAGAGGCACTTGAAAATGCAGATAGCCTGATTACAGAAGGCGCTATT is part of the Planococcus shenhongbingii genome and harbors:
- the brnQ gene encoding branched-chain amino acid transport system II carrier protein, with protein sequence MDTKLSFSAYAVVGMMLFALFFGAGNLIFPAQLGQYAGSEVWIAVAGFLTTGVGLPLLGILAIGYSKSSDLQDLSSRVHPIFGLIFTSLLYLTIGPFFALPRTGAVSYEVGIAPFIGQEYMTIGLLIFSAVFFGLSLWLSLNPSKMVDSIGKFLSPAILVTLGALLIVAIFNPMGSPEAPQEAYAGNAFLKGFTEGYNTMDALASLVFGIIVIATVRKLGVTSSKGILAATLKSGIVAAALLAVVYTGIAYLGATSTSTLGLLDTGGPVLSGASSHYFGTFGTLLLAVIITLACLTTAIGLIVANAEFFHKLTPKISYKTYVVIFSVFSFVVANAGLANIITYSIPVLMFLYPLAIVLIILAFTSPLFKHDRLVYVSAITVTFFIAVIDGLKTLTGSLGVANPSWLQAIVDFYAASLPLYADGLGWLLPAVIVIAVTGLIARNRKGVNVQAAQNEG
- a CDS encoding GntR family transcriptional regulator, with protein sequence MPIPVNHAKPVRVTAKESAYEQLQQWIIDGTLQPDEKLVDTELAQALNLSRTPVREALQLLEVQGFVEMFPGKATRVTKVEKEDLKTLLPPLAALQALAAELAIPNLKEETIELLEDTNRRFAEAVEAKDHYSSLKIDEEFHRHIVTAAQNPYVYTLLDRLQAHVRRQFFHNSLILTRHSVEEHIHIINALKEKDSEKVSKLMKSNWIRTVEELSL